The following are encoded together in the Populus trichocarpa isolate Nisqually-1 chromosome 5, P.trichocarpa_v4.1, whole genome shotgun sequence genome:
- the LOC18098679 gene encoding formin-like protein 11, with protein MGCAPQILHMIFIATIFMLVLSQSAHLLISDASVDAQGCFKAPGLPRVDFVEESTEDVNDEKRIEKVSGEDENEGKEALIVQKFRALLGLKSSKRRSSSVEFVSPAPSPPPTIEAEPPAFAPAPAPAPKLPVHVHSYSPPHHNQQASPPHKIWREHEDKSRLETILVAVLGSIGAAFLFCVLGLIWFSGKFMEQRKKSARKTSKQRKRGRSRGESKYVSSQRSPSKVILNPALDLLYLNSLEKDLEQQTTYLNRIPETVNTLSNHNTPKSTIHERQESKQELVMKSDSDNASSSSRREIKHVHDNLESVMYESDGGNSSSGDKIIPAECHSSDDESFHSFVDSRSSNARLSNASAGSLNDISEISPSNALKIMPSPPPAPKNPNIQEETLVHDKNFTTQSPSLPLPPPPPPPSPPLTLAQRMCIPPSSTSLQSTRMASEASSSSTLPNLSPPRKPGASSGSNRTPRNDLPTSPQKSPKPTGALLSIPPPPCPPPFRKGNNSSANGPPPPPCPPPFLKGNNGSATGPPPSPSDQLSQYTPLGKDGAPLTKLKPLHWDKVRAAPDKSMVWDKIRSSSFELDEEMIESLFGYNFQSTEKNDEAKSKTPSPSKHVLEPKRLQNITILSKAINATAEQVCGALMRGDGLCLQQLEALAKMVPTEEEEAKLFGYKGNINELGSAEKFVRVVLSIPFAFQRVEAMLYRETFEDEVVHLRNSFSMLEEACKELRSSRLFLKLLEAVLKTGNRMNVGTIRGGAKAFKLDALLKLSDVKGTDGKTTLLHFVVQEIIRSEGIRVSDSIMGRINQKNKTKTVEEREEDYRRMGLDLVSGLSTELYNVRKTATIDLDVLASSVSNLSDGMEKLKQLVTKDSLTDEKSRNFVHTTKSFLNYAARNLKELHEDEGRVMLHVREITEYFHGYVSREESNPLRIFVIVRDFLGMLDHVCKELKSLKVPSSPNPLAPFR; from the exons ATGGGTTGTGCTCCTCAGATTCTCCACATGATCTTCATCGCCACTATTTTTATGCTTGTATTATCACAAAGTGCCCACCTTTTGATTTCTGATGCTTCAGTGGACGCACAAGGGTGCTTCAAAGCTCCTGGCCTACCAAGGGTGGATTTCGTGGAGGAAAGCACTGAAGATGTTAATGATGAGAAGAGAATTGAGAAAGTTTCAGGAGAAGATGAGAATGAAGGGAAAGAAGCATTGATCGTTCAAAAGTTTAGAGCTTTACTTGGACTAAAGAGTTCCAAAAGAAGAAGCTCGTCAGTTGAGTTTGTGTCACCAGCACCTTCCCCACCACCCACCATTGAAGCTGAGCCTCCAGCTTTTGCTCCTGCTCCTGCTCCTGCTCCAAAGCTACCAGTTCATGTACATTCCTATTCTCCACCGCATCACAACCAACAAGCCTCACCACCACACAAGATTTGGAGGGAGCACGAAGATAAGAGTAGGCTTGAGACAATTCTTGTAGCAGTTCTAGGGTCTATAGGAGCTGCCTTCTTGTTTTGTGTTCTTGGGCTCATTTGGTTCTCTGGCAAATTCATGGAGCAAAGGAAAAAATCTGCAAGAAAAACTTCGAAGCAAAGGAAAAGAGGAAGAAGCAGAGGTGAATCAAAGTATGTGAGTTCTCAAAGGTCACCAAGCAAGGTGATCTTAAATCCTGCCCTTGATCTCTTGTATCTTAATTCATTAGAAAAGGATTTGGAGCAACAAACTACTTATCTTAATCGAATTCCTGAAACTGTAAACACGTTATCAAATCATAACACACCGAAGTCTACAATACATGAGAGGCAGGAATCAAAGCAAGAATTGGTAATGAAATCAGATTCTGATAATGCCAGTAGTTCTTCCAGAAGGGAAATCAAGCATGTTCATGATAATTTGGAATCGGTAATGTATGAATCTGATGGTGGTAACTCTTCGTCTGGGGATAAAATTATTCCCGCTGAATGTCATTCATCAGATGATGAATCTTTTCACTCTTTTGTTGATTCTCGATCATCTAATGCTCGGCTTTCGAATGCTTCGGCTGGTAGTCTCAACGATATTTCCGAAATTTCCCCCTCAAACGCACTAAAGATAATGCCATCTCCTCCACCAGCTCCAAAAAATCCAAACATTCAAGAAGAAACACTAGTTCATGATAAGAATTTTACAACTCAATCCCCGTCACTGCCTCTGCCACCGCCCCCTCCCCCTCCATCACCTCCACTCACTTTGGCACAAAGAATGTGCATACCTCCTTCAAGCACATCTTTGCAGTCTACCAGAATGGCATCTGAAGCTTCAAGTTCTTCTACGCTACCAAATTTATCACCTCCTAGGAAGCCAGGTGCTTCTTCAGGATCAAACCGAACACCTCGTAATGACTTGCCGACTTCACCTCAAAAGTCTCCCAAACCTACAGGTGCGCTATTAAGTATTCCTCCTCCGCCATGCCCACCTCCATTTCGGAAAGGAAATAATAGCTCTGCCAATGGCCCACCTCCTCCACCATGCCCACCTCCATTCCTGAAAGGGAACAATGGCTCTGCCACTGGGCCACCTCCTTCGCCATCTGATCAGCTTTCTCAATATACACCACTGGGAAAAGATGGAGCACCACTGACAAAATTGAAGCCACTTCATTGGGACAAAGTTAGAGCTGCACCAGACAAAAGCATGGTGTGGGACAAGATAAGATCAAGCTCATTTGA ATTAGATGAAGAGATGATTGAATCACTATTTGGGTACAATTTCCAAAGCACAGAGAAGAATGATGAAGCGAAGAGCAAAACTCCTTCACCAAGCAAGCATGTGCTTGAGCCAAAGAGACTGCAGAACATCACCATTCTCTCAAAAGCCATAAATGCAACTGCTGAGCAAGTGTGTGGTGCACTAATGAGAG GGGATGGCTTGTGTTTACAACAACTCGAGGCACTGGCAAAGATGGTACCTACTGAGGAAGAAGAGGCTAAGCTATTCGGTTATAAAGGAAACATCAATGAGTTGGGGTCTGCAGAGAAGTTTGTTCGAGTAGTTCTTAGCATACCATTTGCCTTTCAACGAGTTGAAGCCATGCTTTATAGAGAAACTTTTGAAGATGAGGTGGTTCATCTGAGAAACTCTTTTTCGATGCTAGAG GAAGCCTGCAAAGAACTCAGGTCAAGCAGACTCTTCTTAAAGTTGCTTGAAGCAGTGCTCAAAACAGGCAACCGGATGAATGTGGGGACAATCAGAGGAGGTGCGAAAGCATTCAAACTCGATGCACTCCTTAAACTTTCTGATGTGAAAGGAACAGATGGTAAAACTACCTTGCTCCACTTCGTTGTCCAAGAAATAATCCGGTCGGAAGGGATTCGAGTATCAGATAGCATTATGGGGAGGATCaatcagaaaaacaaaactaaaaccgTCGAAGAAAGGGAAGAAGATTACAGAAGAATGGGACTCGACCTGGTTTCAGGTCTAAGCACGGAACTCTACAATGTCAGGAAAACAGCTACAATAGACCTTGATGTTCTTGCAAGTTCAGTCTCAAACCTATCGGATGgaatggaaaaattaaaacagcTAGTAACCAAGGACTCATTGACCGATGAAAAGAGCAGAAACTTTGTTCACACGACGAAATCCTTCCTAAATTATGCAGCAAGGAATCTAAAGGAGTTGCACGAAGACGAAGGTAGAGTCATGTTGCATGTTAGAGAAATTACAGAATACTTTCATGGATATGTAAGCAGGGAAGAATCCAATCCACTTCGTATTTTCGTGATTGTAAGAGACTTTCTGGGAATGTTAGATCATGTCTGTAAAGAACTTAAGAGCCTCAAAGTCCCTAGCAGTCCAAACCCTCTTGCTCCATTTAGGTAG